CTGGCGCAGCACATTGCGGGGCGCATCCAGCACAGGCTCGCCATCGCAGTAAAGATCTGCGGCAAGCCAGCCGACTTCCGGCTTCCACGGCAGCTGGATCAGGCTTGCCGGATCGGGGATCGCCAGCGTGTCCGCATGCGCGGGCGTCATGTCGAGATGCGAGGCGAAACCGGCGAAGCCGGCGCCGTTCTTTTGCATGCCGCCGATGGCGGCGGCTGGAACCAGCTTGGCGCGCAGCACGCCGAAAAGGTCGGCATAGGAAATCAGGAAATATTGGATGCCGCGCTCCGCGGCGATTTTGGAGAGATCGGTGGTCATCTGATTCCTCATGGCGATGGCGCAAGTCGCGAACGAACTTGGCGCAGATAGGGAAAGCGCGGACGACGAACACTGTCAAGAAACAAAGTTGCATATGATTATATATGCGCAAAATTCGCGCAGCAGCGCGCGTTTTGTCGTCAATTCTGATCAAACGTGATAAAGCCTTGTGCATGTGAGCTGTGCTTTCGCAATGGAGCGGGCGCATCAGTCTCATAAAAAATTCCTTTCAGGAAAATTTGTTTCCCTTCGTGTTGACATTCCCGCCTCTGGACGATTAGCTTTGGCCAAACCTGCAAGGAGGCGGCCATGTGCGGCATTGCCGGCATTTTCTTCAAGAAGACCGAGACCAACGAGACTCTCGGCCGCGTGCTCGTCGACATGCTCGACGGCTGCCAGCACCGCGGCTTCGATTCCACCGGCTTCGCGCTGTATGAAAACGATTTCAAGGGATTGCGGCTGCGCTTCATCATGGACGAGGACGGCGACGCGACCATTGGGCGCGTAATATCGGCGCTGGCCCGGCAGGGTGCGAAGCTCCTGAGCGAGAAGCGGGAAGGCGCGAGCTTTGTCGTCGAAGTCGATTACGACGGCGAGATCCGCCCTTTCGCCTACGCCATGGAACATGCAGCCAAGCTGGTGTCGATCGGCTCGTCGCTCGACATCATCAAGGATGTCGGAACCGCCCATGATCTCGACCAAATCTATGGCATCCGCTCGATCGCCGGATCGCATGGCGTCGGCCATGTCCGCCTCGCCACCGAATCGGAGGTCAAGCCGGAGGCCGCCCATCCGTTCTGGGCGACCGGCTTTTCCGACGTCGCCATCGTCCACAACGGCCAGATCACTAATTACTGGAAGATGCGCCGCCGGCTCGAAGCGCGCGGCTTTGAGTTTCGCACCGACAACGACAGCGAACTGATCGCGGTCTATCTCGCCGACAAGCTCGCGCTCGGCGAAACGCTCGAACAGGCGCTCGAGCAATCGGTCGACGACCTCGATGGCGTTTTTTCTTTTCTGGTCTCGACCAGGGACGGCATCGGCTTTGCCAAGGACCGCCTCGCCGCCAAGCCGATGGTGATGTTCGAGAACGAGGAGCTCGTCGCCATCGCCTCCGAGGAAGTCTCGCTCAACCGGCTCTTTCCGGGCCGCCCCCTCTCCACCACCGAGCCTGCGCCGGGGACGTTCCGCACATGGTCACGCTAGATCTCAGCTTGCTCTCGGTGCGCGACGCCAATGAGGCGATGCGCGCCGCCGGCGCGCGCGGCGAGGATATCGAACTCGTCAATTCCGACGCGCGCCATCATCTCGGCGTCGGCCTGGTCGCGCCGGTCAAGGTGACGATCCGCGGCTCGGCGGGCTATTTCTGCGCCGGCCTGTCGCATGGCGCGCGTTTCGAAATCGAATCGAACGTCGGCTGGGGCGTCGGCGACAGCCTTTATGACGGCTCGGTCGTGGTCGGCGGCAACGCCAGCGCCATCGCCGGAGTCGCCTTGCGCGGCGGCGAGATCGTTGTGAAAGGCAACATCGGCTCGCGCGCCGGTCAGGTAATGAAGGCGGGCACGCTTCTGTGCTGCGGCAACGCGTCGTTCCTCGCCGGCTACATGATGTATGGCGGACGAATCATCATTCTTGGCGATTCCGGCGAGCGCGTCGGCGAAGACATGAGCGGCGGCGCCATTTATGTCGGCGGCAAGGTTCAGAGCCTCGGCGCCGACGCGCGGCTCGCCGAAATGACGCCGCAGGAAGACGCCGATATTCGAGACTTCCTGAAAAAATACGGCGTCGCCTTCGATGGGACGTTCCAAAAGATCGTCAACGCCGGGACCAAGTTGCGCTATGGCGTGAACGAGCCGATCTCACGACCCTTGCCGTATACGGTCGCCGAAGGCGGAACCTACTGGAACGCGCGGGTCGCCGAGGATATCCACGCCAAGGCGCTGATCGGCCGCTACCGCATTCGCGGCTATGGCGCCTCGAAGAGCGTACCGCATTTCAACGACATCGCTTTGAAAGTCGACCCCGAGCGCATCCGCGCCGCCTCCGACGCCTTGGCCAAGGTCAATCTCAAGACCACGATCGGCAGTCGACATGGCGCCAGACCGCTGGAATTGTCGATGCCGGTGCTGATCGCGCCGATGAGCTATGGCGCCCTGTCGAAATCGACCAAGATCGCTCTCGCGCGCGCGTCGAGATTGGCCGGGATCGTCGAGAACACCGGCGAAGGCGGCATGCTGCCGGAACAGCGCGCCGAGGCCGGCCAGTTGATCTATCAGTGCCTCTCGGGGCGCCTTGGCTGGAACATCCACGACATGCTCAAGGCCGATGCGTTGGAAATCTATATTTCCCAGGGCGCCAAGCCCGGCCTCGGCGGCCAGCTGATGGCGAAGAAAGTCACCAGGGAGCTGGCCGCCGTGCGCGGCATTCCCGAAGGGATCGACTTGCGTTCGCCCTCGCGTCATCCCGACATCATGGGCGCCGACGATCTCGTCATCAAGGTCGAGGAGTTCCGCGAGGCGACCGGGTACGCCAAGCCGATCTCGATCAAGATGGGCGCCGGCCGCGTCCGCGACGACATCAAGATCGCATACAAGGACGGCTTCGATTTCGTCCAGCTCGACGGCATGCAGGGCTCGACCGGCGCGGCCTCGACCGAGGTGCTCGAAAACGTCGGCATTCCGACGCTCGCCGCCATTCAGGAAGCGCTCGACGGCCTGCGCGAGATCGACGCCGGCGACGACATGCCGATCGTTCTGATGGGTGGGATCAAGGATGGCGTCGACGCGGTCAAGGCTCTGGCGCTCGGCGCGAGCGCGGTCGCCATGGGCACGGCGGCGCTGATCGCCGGCGGCTGCATTTCCTGCATGCAGTGCCATGTCGGCAATTGCGTGGTCGGCATCGCCACCCAGGATCCCGACCATGAGATGCGATACAAGATCGACGTCCAGGCCAAGGCGATCGCGCGCTATCTCGAAGCGGTGCGCTGGCAGATCGCGACCCTGACCAAGGCGCTGGGCCACAGCGATTTCCGCCAGCTTTCGCGCGCCGATCTCGTCGCCCTGACGCCCGAGGCCGCGGCCATCACCGGGCTGCCTTACGAGCCCGGCTTTCGTCCCGACGCGCAAGAACTTTTGACTGAGGTCGCCTGACATGGCCAACTGCAAGCCTTTTTCCGTCGATCTTACCCAGGACCAGAGCGGACTGCCGCATTACGAGCCCCCGCCCTGCCAGGTGGCCTGTCCGATCGGCACCGATGTCGCCTCCTATGTCGGCATGATCTGGGAGGGCAAGACCGCGGAGGCGCTGGAGGCGATCGCCGCGACTAATCCCCTGTCGGGGGTCTGCGGACGCGTCTGCGACGCGCCCTGCGAACCGGCCTGCCGCCGCGCCGGCGCCGACGGGCCGGTGGCGATCCGCGCCCTCAAGCGCTACGTGCTCGACGCGCTCGGCCCGACCTATCGCCTGCCGGCGGTTGCGCCCGACAAGGCGAAGAGGGTCGCCATCATTGGCGCCGGTCCGGCCGGCCTGACCGCCGCGCAGGACATTGCGTTTGCCGGCTATCCTGTCGATCTCTATGAGGCGCAGTCGAAGCCGGGTGGCATGGCCCTGTGGGGCATTCCCGACTTCCGGCTGCCGCAAAGCGTCGTGCAGGATGACATCGACCGCATCCTGCAACGCTGTCCCGGCATCAGCCTGCATCTCGACAGCCCGCTCGGCGAGAAGGTGAAGCTCGAAGACCTGCGCCGAAGCCATGATGCGGTTTTGCTTGCGATCGGCGCGTCGGCTGGCAAGAAGCTCGGAATTCCCGGCGACGACGGCGCGCACGTCATCGACGGCGTGACCTTCCTCAACCGCGTCAATGGCGGCGACAGGCCGGTTTTGCCGAAGACGATCGTGGTGATCGGCGGCGGCGACGTCGCCATGGACGCCTGCCGCTCGGCCCTGCGTCTGGGGGGCGTAGAGAAAGTGATCGTCGCCTATCGCCGCGGCCCGGCGGAAATTCCCGCCCGGCGCTATGAACTCGAAGCCGCCAGGGCTGAGGGCGTGGAATTTCTATACAATGTCGCCCCGGTCGCTGTTTTGGACGGCGACGATCAAGCTGTTCTGCGCTGCAAAAAAACGGCTTTGGGCGCGCCCGGCGTCGATGGCCGCCGCGTTTTTTCGCTAGTTGAGGGCTCCGATTTCGATCTCGCCTGCGGCCTTGTCATCGCCGCCGTCGGCCAGAAGGCGGCAAGCCTCGAACTGGCGCGCCACGGCCTGATGGATGGCGACAGGATCCTGACCCGCGCCTCCGACATGGGTACGAAGCTCGAAAGGGTCTTCGCCGCCGGCGACGCCGCCTTCGGCTCCTCGACACTGGTTCAAGCGATGTTTCAGGGCCACAAGGCCGCCTATTACGTTCTGGCGGCGCTCGAAGGCGTCGCCCATCCGGCGCCTTATCGCACGCCTTACCGCACCCGGAACGTTCCGGTGGCGCAGGACCAGATGTGGGAAAAGCTGCCGCATCAGGAGCCGCCCTTCCTCGGCGTCGGCAAGCCGGATCCATTCAGCGACGCCGAGGCCGGCTATGACGCTCGCACGGCGCGCGATCAGGCGGCGCGCTGTTACCGTTGCGATACTGAAACCGGGTCAGCGGATTATTCGGTCAAGACCCGCGAGGCCATTTTCGCTCTGGCGCGGGTTGACGCCCGGCCGGCCGATTTCGTCGCCGCGACCCGCGCGCGCCTCGCCAGGCGGCCCGATCCTCTTGTTCCCGGTCCGGCGACCTTGGACGAAATGGTCTTTCTTCCAGCCAATCTGACGCGCCTGGTGATCGATCCCTATCGCGAAGCCTGCAAGACGGCGACCGCTCTCGGCGCGGGGTTGAGGCTTGCGCAGCCGATGCTGATCGCCGGTTTTGAGGACGCGCCGGACGGCGTCAGAAAGGCGGTCGCCAAGGCGATCGACGAGGCGGGGAGCGCCTATGTCGGACGCGCGGCGCTCCCGGGCGCCGCTCCTTGGCTGCAAATCGTGGATCGGCCCGAAAGCGCCGATCCCGTCGCCGCCGCGGTTCTGTTGCGGGTCAGCGAGACTGAGGCGCCAGCCCTGCCAGCGAACAGACCGGGCCAGTTGCGCGGCCTGATCGCGACCTGGGCGAGCGTCGAAAGGGTCGTCGCCTTCGCGCTGGCGCAACGGGTCGATCTCGTCGTCCTCGACGGTTCAGGCCATTTCGGCGGCGCCTGGGCCGATCTCGCCGGCGCGCCCGATCTGTCCCTGCTGCCGCGCGCGGTCGGGTTGATGCGCGAAGCCGGCGCTGAGGAGGCCTTTCCCCTGATCTGGTTCGGCGGGCTGCGTTCGGGCACGGATCTCGCCAAAATGCTGGCGCTCGGCGCCGGCGCCGGGATCGTCGATGTCGCGGCGGGCCTCGCCGCCGGCGGCGCGATCGCGCCGTCAGGACTGGACTTCCCGGCCGAGGCGATGGAGCGGGCGGGCGCGGGTCTGGCCAGCTATCTCAAGGCGGCGGCGTCGGAATGTTCGATGATGGCGCGCTGCTGTGGCAAGACCAATGTCCATAATCTGGAGCCGGAAGATCTGCGCACGACCTCGCTGCGCGCGCAGCAGGCTGTCGGCATCGCCATGGCGGGACGCAAGAAGATCGCCTGAACGACCCCGACCCAGCCCCGATCCCCGGATTTCGTCCGCGGCGGAAGCGCCGCGGATTTTTCATTTCATGAAACATTTATAACGCTCAAAAAATTCCCATAAAGCCTCCTGGTCGAGCAATATCGGGCCTGATTGCCGCTTTGCTGACCTTAATCAGAGAGTCTAGAACGAAATATGCGAAAGCAATCATTAAAAATCAAGGAACGGACGTGGATCGGCTGGTGGCACAATAATTGCCAGTAATAAAAAGTGCCTCTTGTGAAACTCGCACAACTTAGTCCGGCGCCCAGAGCGGCCGGTCCACGGCTCGGAGAACCAGAATGTCCGAATTACGAAAAGATAGTCTCTCTTTCATCGAGACGCTGGGGCAATCGGTCGCCAATGTCTCGCCGACCCTGACGCCGGCCCTGTCCATCGCGGTCATCGCCGGAACCGCCGGCGCCGGTTCTTGGCTGGTCTATGTTCTGGCGACGATCGCCATGCTGGTGGTGGGCGTCAATGTCGGCAAATTGTCACGGAGGATACCGGCCGCCGGCTCGTTCTTCCTTTACGTGTCGCGCACTTTGGGCCCGTCCTGGGGCATGTTGTCCGGCTGGTCCATGCTGGCCGCCTATCTGATGACCGCCATGGCGCTCACCGTCGCGACCTCGATCTTCTTCAAGACCATGCTGACCGGCCTCGGCGTGACCTGGACGCCGCCGACCGTGCTGCTCTATGGCGTGGTGTCGCTGCTCGCCTGGTTCCTGTCGTCGCGCGACATCCGCATTTCCTCGCGCGTCGGCCTCAGCCTCGAGGCGGTGTCGGTCACGATCATCACCCTCGTCTGCCTGATGGTGCTGTTCAAGTCGGGCTTCAAGGCCGACATGAAGCAGATCACCCTGGCGGGGCTGGCGCCGAGCGCGGTGCCGCAGGCGATCGTCTTCGGCATTTTCAGCTTCGTCGGCTTCGAGAGCGCCGCAACCCTGGCCAAGGAAACGCGCGATCCGGAAACGACGATCCCGCGCGCGATCAACTGGACGGCGGTTTCGGCCGGCCTGTTCTTCGTCTTCACCACCTATGTCATCATGATCGGCTTCGGCGATCAGTCCGCGAAACTCGCCGCCAGTTCGTCGCCGCTCGCCGATCTGCTGAAAAGCGAGAGCCCGCTGCTGATCGCCGTCGTCTATTTCGGCGCTGCGATCAGTTCCTTCGCCTGTGCCCTGGCCTCGCTCAACGCCTTCGGCCGGTTGCTGTTCTCGCTCGGCCGCTATCAGTTCGTGCATCAGTCGATGGGCATGATCCATGCCGAACACAAGACCCCGCACATCGCCCTCGCCCTTGGCGCCGCGGTCAATTTCGTCCTCTGCGTCGCCTTTATCAAAGCCGGCGCGGAAACCGACACCTTCGGCTGGTATGGCACGTTGGCCTCCTTCGGCTTCATTCTCGTCTATCTCATGTGTTCGGTCTGCGCCCCGCTCT
This genomic interval from Candidatus Rhodoblastus alkanivorans contains the following:
- a CDS encoding APC family permease, with the translated sequence MSELRKDSLSFIETLGQSVANVSPTLTPALSIAVIAGTAGAGSWLVYVLATIAMLVVGVNVGKLSRRIPAAGSFFLYVSRTLGPSWGMLSGWSMLAAYLMTAMALTVATSIFFKTMLTGLGVTWTPPTVLLYGVVSLLAWFLSSRDIRISSRVGLSLEAVSVTIITLVCLMVLFKSGFKADMKQITLAGLAPSAVPQAIVFGIFSFVGFESAATLAKETRDPETTIPRAINWTAVSAGLFFVFTTYVIMIGFGDQSAKLAASSSPLADLLKSESPLLIAVVYFGAAISSFACALASLNAFGRLLFSLGRYQFVHQSMGMIHAEHKTPHIALALGAAVNFVLCVAFIKAGAETDTFGWYGTLASFGFILVYLMCSVCAPLYLQKIGEVSGKDYALGALGVVLMVGAVVGSLYPMPAYPLNLLPYIFLAYLFVGVVWFLVLKARAPQTLLGIEHDMEVAGEA
- a CDS encoding FAD-dependent oxidoreductase; translation: MANCKPFSVDLTQDQSGLPHYEPPPCQVACPIGTDVASYVGMIWEGKTAEALEAIAATNPLSGVCGRVCDAPCEPACRRAGADGPVAIRALKRYVLDALGPTYRLPAVAPDKAKRVAIIGAGPAGLTAAQDIAFAGYPVDLYEAQSKPGGMALWGIPDFRLPQSVVQDDIDRILQRCPGISLHLDSPLGEKVKLEDLRRSHDAVLLAIGASAGKKLGIPGDDGAHVIDGVTFLNRVNGGDRPVLPKTIVVIGGGDVAMDACRSALRLGGVEKVIVAYRRGPAEIPARRYELEAARAEGVEFLYNVAPVAVLDGDDQAVLRCKKTALGAPGVDGRRVFSLVEGSDFDLACGLVIAAVGQKAASLELARHGLMDGDRILTRASDMGTKLERVFAAGDAAFGSSTLVQAMFQGHKAAYYVLAALEGVAHPAPYRTPYRTRNVPVAQDQMWEKLPHQEPPFLGVGKPDPFSDAEAGYDARTARDQAARCYRCDTETGSADYSVKTREAIFALARVDARPADFVAATRARLARRPDPLVPGPATLDEMVFLPANLTRLVIDPYREACKTATALGAGLRLAQPMLIAGFEDAPDGVRKAVAKAIDEAGSAYVGRAALPGAAPWLQIVDRPESADPVAAAVLLRVSETEAPALPANRPGQLRGLIATWASVERVVAFALAQRVDLVVLDGSGHFGGAWADLAGAPDLSLLPRAVGLMREAGAEEAFPLIWFGGLRSGTDLAKMLALGAGAGIVDVAAGLAAGGAIAPSGLDFPAEAMERAGAGLASYLKAAASECSMMARCCGKTNVHNLEPEDLRTTSLRAQQAVGIAMAGRKKIA
- a CDS encoding glutamate synthase-related protein produces the protein MVTLDLSLLSVRDANEAMRAAGARGEDIELVNSDARHHLGVGLVAPVKVTIRGSAGYFCAGLSHGARFEIESNVGWGVGDSLYDGSVVVGGNASAIAGVALRGGEIVVKGNIGSRAGQVMKAGTLLCCGNASFLAGYMMYGGRIIILGDSGERVGEDMSGGAIYVGGKVQSLGADARLAEMTPQEDADIRDFLKKYGVAFDGTFQKIVNAGTKLRYGVNEPISRPLPYTVAEGGTYWNARVAEDIHAKALIGRYRIRGYGASKSVPHFNDIALKVDPERIRAASDALAKVNLKTTIGSRHGARPLELSMPVLIAPMSYGALSKSTKIALARASRLAGIVENTGEGGMLPEQRAEAGQLIYQCLSGRLGWNIHDMLKADALEIYISQGAKPGLGGQLMAKKVTRELAAVRGIPEGIDLRSPSRHPDIMGADDLVIKVEEFREATGYAKPISIKMGAGRVRDDIKIAYKDGFDFVQLDGMQGSTGAASTEVLENVGIPTLAAIQEALDGLREIDAGDDMPIVLMGGIKDGVDAVKALALGASAVAMGTAALIAGGCISCMQCHVGNCVVGIATQDPDHEMRYKIDVQAKAIARYLEAVRWQIATLTKALGHSDFRQLSRADLVALTPEAAAITGLPYEPGFRPDAQELLTEVA
- a CDS encoding class II glutamine amidotransferase; translation: MCGIAGIFFKKTETNETLGRVLVDMLDGCQHRGFDSTGFALYENDFKGLRLRFIMDEDGDATIGRVISALARQGAKLLSEKREGASFVVEVDYDGEIRPFAYAMEHAAKLVSIGSSLDIIKDVGTAHDLDQIYGIRSIAGSHGVGHVRLATESEVKPEAAHPFWATGFSDVAIVHNGQITNYWKMRRRLEARGFEFRTDNDSELIAVYLADKLALGETLEQALEQSVDDLDGVFSFLVSTRDGIGFAKDRLAAKPMVMFENEELVAIASEEVSLNRLFPGRPLSTTEPAPGTFRTWSR